In Xanthomonas sp. SI, the following are encoded in one genomic region:
- a CDS encoding type II toxin-antitoxin system prevent-host-death family antitoxin, with amino-acid sequence MELPLDFPDLEKAPASDIKTKGWPGLMRKVRANGAVVVTNHNYPEAVVVDAEEYRRLVTEASAASTAIARTQSLKALQTKFDEHLASLKDGSGLSRALDRPARRGKKITLGKSL; translated from the coding sequence ATGGAACTTCCCCTGGACTTCCCCGATCTGGAAAAAGCCCCGGCCAGCGACATCAAGACCAAAGGCTGGCCCGGACTGATGCGCAAGGTCCGTGCGAACGGCGCCGTCGTGGTCACCAACCACAACTATCCCGAAGCGGTGGTGGTGGACGCGGAGGAATACCGCCGGCTGGTGACCGAAGCGAGCGCAGCATCCACGGCCATTGCCCGCACCCAGTCGCTCAAGGCGCTGCAAACGAAATTCGACGAGCACCTGGCCTCATTGAAGGACGGCAGCGGCTTGAGCCGGGCACTGGACCGCCCCGCCCGACGCGGCAAGAAAATCACTCTGGGCAAATCCCTGTAA
- the traD gene encoding conjugal transfer protein TraD, which produces MSATNHYHDRIHRATERLAQLQARELLASQRQAIKAKETQRREEAKRRTRVAELVFLAGAETLEDAELVGALLSYVESRNDHDVRNQARSHGTLRLTTADAEDSQIRH; this is translated from the coding sequence ATGAGCGCGACAAACCACTACCACGACCGAATCCACCGAGCCACCGAACGACTGGCGCAACTTCAAGCGCGCGAGCTTTTAGCGAGCCAGCGCCAAGCGATAAAGGCGAAGGAAACGCAACGCCGCGAAGAGGCTAAGCGACGCACGCGGGTCGCAGAACTTGTGTTCTTGGCCGGTGCCGAAACGCTGGAGGATGCTGAGTTGGTCGGCGCGCTGTTGAGCTATGTAGAAAGCCGCAATGACCATGATGTCCGCAACCAAGCACGCTCGCACGGGACCTTACGGCTGACAACGGCAGATGCAGAAGACAGCCAAATCAGGCACTGA
- a CDS encoding LysR substrate-binding domain-containing protein, whose translation MLKISLDALQIIDAIDRRGSFSAAGKALYKVPSTISYTVAKLEEDLGVQLFDRLGPKVALTAAGAELLREGRHLLRAAGDLELRVRRVASGWETEFALGLDSVFAPDCLAEDIAAFYAVADRTRLRIVQESLSGTWEALLDRRVDLLVGAAGEGPSGGGYVAEAFGTLPFVFVVAPTHPLAQEAEPLGRSQLAEHRAIAVADSARRLLPRTVGLLFGQDALTVPDMRSKYLLQVAGLGFGFLPEPYARAALARGALLRKQVEEPKPDEVFQLAWRSGEEGAALAWWRARMRQPGVFEAWLARLQARLD comes from the coding sequence ATGCTCAAGATCAGCCTCGACGCGCTGCAGATCATCGACGCCATCGACCGCCGCGGCTCGTTCTCGGCGGCCGGCAAGGCGCTGTACAAGGTGCCGTCCACGATTTCCTACACGGTGGCCAAGCTGGAGGAAGACCTGGGCGTGCAGTTGTTCGACCGCCTGGGGCCGAAGGTGGCGCTCACCGCGGCCGGGGCCGAGTTGCTGCGCGAGGGCCGGCATCTGCTGCGCGCGGCCGGCGATCTGGAGCTGCGGGTACGCCGTGTCGCCTCCGGCTGGGAGACCGAGTTCGCGCTGGGCCTGGATTCGGTGTTCGCGCCGGACTGTCTGGCCGAGGACATCGCCGCGTTCTACGCAGTCGCCGATCGAACCCGGCTGCGGATCGTGCAGGAATCGCTGTCCGGCACCTGGGAGGCGCTGCTGGACCGGCGCGTGGACCTGCTGGTCGGCGCGGCCGGGGAGGGGCCCAGCGGCGGCGGCTATGTGGCCGAAGCGTTCGGCACGCTGCCGTTCGTGTTCGTGGTCGCGCCTACCCATCCGCTGGCGCAGGAAGCCGAGCCGCTGGGCCGCAGTCAGTTGGCCGAGCATCGCGCGATCGCGGTCGCCGATTCGGCGCGGCGGCTGCTGCCGCGCACGGTCGGGCTGCTGTTCGGCCAGGACGCGTTGACCGTGCCGGACATGCGCAGCAAGTACCTGCTGCAGGTGGCCGGGCTGGGCTTCGGTTTCCTGCCCGAACCCTACGCGAGGGCGGCGCTGGCGCGCGGCGCGCTGCTGCGCAAGCAGGTCGAGGAGCCGAAGCCGGACGAGGTGTTCCAGTTGGCGTGGCGCAGCGGCGAGGAGGGCGCGGCGCTGGCTTGGTGGCGCGCGCGCATGCGCCAGCCCGGGGTGTTCGAGGCGTGGCTGGCGCGGCTGCAGGCGCGATTGGACTGA
- a CDS encoding pirin family protein, with translation MLQIRTSDTRGRAEHGWLSSRHTFSFGHYHDPRHMGFGPLRVINEDRVQPGQGFGTHAHRDMEILSYVLDGALEHKDSMGNGSVLRYGDVQRMSAGSGVTHSEFNHSASEPVHFLQIWLLPERAGIEPGYEEKHFAPETKRGQLRLIAAPQGEDGAVRIHQDARIYAAILDGAERVDYALANGRGAYVQVIRGSLTVNGQALQAGDAAQTVDEAELHFADAQDTEFLLFDLPR, from the coding sequence ATGTTGCAGATCCGCACCAGCGATACCCGTGGCCGCGCCGAGCACGGCTGGCTGTCCTCGCGCCACACCTTCTCCTTCGGCCACTACCACGATCCGCGCCACATGGGCTTCGGGCCGCTGCGGGTGATCAACGAGGACCGGGTGCAGCCGGGCCAGGGTTTCGGCACCCATGCGCACCGCGACATGGAGATCCTCTCCTACGTGCTCGACGGCGCGCTGGAGCACAAGGACAGCATGGGCAACGGTTCGGTGCTGCGCTACGGCGACGTGCAGCGCATGAGCGCCGGCTCCGGGGTCACCCACAGCGAGTTCAACCACTCCGCCAGCGAGCCGGTGCACTTCCTGCAGATCTGGCTGTTGCCGGAACGCGCCGGGATCGAACCCGGTTACGAGGAAAAGCACTTCGCCCCGGAGACCAAGCGCGGCCAGCTGCGCCTGATCGCCGCGCCGCAGGGCGAGGACGGTGCGGTACGGATCCACCAGGATGCGCGCATCTACGCGGCGATCCTGGACGGCGCCGAGCGCGTCGACTACGCGCTGGCGAACGGACGCGGTGCCTACGTGCAGGTCATCCGCGGTTCGCTGACGGTCAACGGCCAGGCGCTGCAGGCCGGCGACGCGGCGCAGACCGTCGACGAGGCCGAGCTGCACTTCGCCGATGCGCAGGACACGGAATTCCTGTTGTTCGACCTGCCGCGCTGA
- a CDS encoding DedA family protein/thiosulfate sulfurtransferase GlpE — protein sequence MQELIARYGLGLVFVNVLALSLGLPVPALPTLILVGATYALLDGSAVWSSLLAALSVSIVASLIGDLVWFGAGRRYGNRTLQSLCRLSLSRDTCMKQTERFYTRWGVRVLAVAKFVPGLSMVSVPMAGAMRVRPGAFLRYDALGAALWAGCGLLLGLAFADQVQDVLDWLSLLGTRAVLLLAGLLVLYIGYRAWRRHALLKSMETLRIDVDELYALMQGEAVPVLLDIRAPGYRAIEPFAIPGALEVDDRRIDAIVAALPRDRKIVIYCACPNEVSAAVLATRLRQRHYEDVVPLRGGLDAWRAAGYAVIELDGGAAAQASDIGGKVAA from the coding sequence ATGCAGGAACTGATCGCGCGTTACGGCCTGGGCCTGGTCTTCGTCAACGTGCTGGCGTTGTCGCTGGGGCTGCCGGTGCCGGCCCTGCCGACCCTGATCCTGGTCGGTGCGACCTATGCGCTGCTCGATGGCAGCGCGGTGTGGAGCAGCCTGCTGGCCGCGTTGTCGGTGTCGATCGTGGCCAGCCTGATCGGCGACCTGGTCTGGTTCGGCGCCGGCCGCCGCTACGGCAACCGCACGCTGCAGTCGCTGTGCCGCCTGTCGCTGTCGCGCGATACCTGCATGAAGCAGACCGAGCGCTTCTACACGCGCTGGGGCGTGCGCGTGCTGGCGGTGGCCAAGTTCGTGCCCGGCCTGTCGATGGTGTCGGTGCCGATGGCCGGGGCGATGCGGGTGCGGCCGGGCGCGTTCCTGCGCTACGACGCGCTGGGCGCGGCGCTGTGGGCCGGTTGCGGGCTACTGCTGGGCCTGGCGTTCGCCGACCAGGTGCAGGACGTGCTCGACTGGCTGAGCCTACTCGGTACCCGCGCGGTGCTGCTGCTGGCGGGCCTGCTGGTGCTCTATATCGGCTATCGCGCCTGGCGCCGGCATGCGCTGCTGAAGTCGATGGAGACGTTGCGCATCGACGTCGACGAACTGTACGCGTTGATGCAGGGCGAGGCGGTGCCGGTGCTGCTGGACATCCGCGCGCCGGGCTATCGGGCGATCGAGCCGTTCGCGATTCCCGGTGCGCTGGAGGTGGACGATCGCCGCATCGACGCCATCGTCGCGGCGTTGCCGCGCGACCGCAAGATCGTCATCTACTGCGCCTGTCCGAACGAGGTGTCGGCGGCGGTGCTGGCCACGCGCCTGCGCCAGCGTCACTACGAGGACGTGGTGCCGCTGCGTGGCGGGCTGGATGCGTGGCGTGCGGCGGGCTATGCGGTGATCGAGCTGGATGGCGGCGCGGCAGCGCAGGCGTCGGACATCGGCGGCAAGGTCGCCGCGTAA
- a CDS encoding AAA family ATPase: MGRILVLAGVNGAGKSSLLGAMLQEDQATWFNPDSFTRALTEQGWPLEEANAQAWHESKRRLERALAEGADYAFETTLGANTIPALIRQACERHEVTIWFCGLASVELHLQRVAARVARGGHDIAEAKIRQRYDASRANLIALIPHLSTLHVYDNSSPADADGQAAPLLVLEMDRSGIHCPLTAEEFEQVPEWAKPIVMAALDARAPSMPQPS; the protein is encoded by the coding sequence GTGGGCAGGATCCTGGTCCTGGCCGGCGTCAACGGCGCCGGCAAAAGTTCGCTGCTGGGTGCGATGCTGCAAGAGGATCAGGCGACCTGGTTCAATCCGGATTCCTTCACTCGAGCGCTGACCGAACAAGGATGGCCGCTCGAGGAAGCCAATGCCCAGGCCTGGCATGAAAGCAAGCGACGACTGGAGCGCGCTCTCGCCGAAGGCGCGGACTACGCGTTCGAGACCACGCTCGGCGCGAACACGATCCCCGCGCTGATTCGCCAAGCTTGCGAGCGGCACGAGGTGACGATCTGGTTCTGCGGCCTGGCGAGCGTGGAGCTTCACCTGCAGCGCGTGGCCGCCCGGGTGGCACGTGGCGGGCACGACATCGCGGAAGCCAAGATTCGCCAGCGCTACGACGCCTCCCGCGCCAACCTGATCGCGCTGATTCCCCATTTGAGCACCCTGCACGTATACGACAACAGCAGCCCTGCGGACGCAGACGGCCAAGCCGCTCCCCTGTTGGTGCTGGAAATGGACAGGTCCGGCATCCACTGCCCGCTCACCGCCGAGGAATTCGAGCAAGTGCCGGAATGGGCAAAGCCGATCGTGATGGCAGCCCTCGACGCGCGCGCACCTTCAATGCCGCAGCCATCCTGA
- a CDS encoding alpha/beta fold hydrolase translates to MSTHAPASEALPASAGDGHRWTLLARIPAAPRQALLWLPALGVAARHYLPFAEALAAQGVAVFLHEWRGNGSSTLRPSRTQDWGYRQLLCEDLPASHAAIARHGALPLAIGGHSLGGQIACCYAALHPQAFAQLWLVASGTPYWRHFAAPRRYLLPLAYRFLPWLAQCQGVLHGRRLGFGGTEARSLIADWARVGLSGRYAAAGLAADLETLLAQLSAPVRGVVLQDDWMAPQTSLRALLRKMAPRTLDLRSLDAAQLGTAADHFAWMKRPAAVAQALLGSAD, encoded by the coding sequence ATGAGCACGCACGCACCGGCGAGCGAGGCGCTGCCGGCCAGCGCCGGCGACGGGCACCGCTGGACGCTGCTCGCACGCATTCCCGCGGCGCCGCGCCAGGCGCTGCTGTGGCTGCCCGCGCTGGGCGTAGCCGCGCGCCACTACCTGCCGTTCGCCGAAGCGCTGGCCGCGCAGGGCGTGGCCGTGTTCCTGCACGAATGGCGCGGCAACGGCAGCAGCACGCTGCGCCCGTCGCGCACGCAGGACTGGGGCTACCGGCAACTGCTGTGCGAAGACCTGCCGGCCAGCCACGCCGCGATCGCGCGGCACGGCGCGCTGCCGCTGGCCATCGGCGGCCACAGCCTCGGCGGGCAGATCGCCTGCTGCTATGCCGCGCTGCATCCGCAGGCCTTCGCCCAGCTGTGGCTGGTCGCCAGCGGCACGCCGTACTGGCGACATTTCGCCGCGCCGCGCCGGTATCTGCTGCCGCTGGCGTACCGCTTCCTGCCGTGGCTGGCGCAGTGCCAGGGCGTGCTGCACGGGCGCAGGCTCGGCTTCGGCGGGACCGAAGCACGCTCGCTGATCGCGGACTGGGCGCGGGTGGGCCTGAGCGGCCGCTATGCGGCCGCAGGCCTGGCGGCGGACCTGGAAACGCTGCTGGCGCAGTTGAGCGCACCGGTGCGCGGCGTGGTGTTGCAGGACGATTGGATGGCGCCGCAAACCTCGCTGCGCGCCCTGCTGCGCAAAATGGCGCCGCGCACGCTCGATCTGCGCTCGCTGGATGCGGCGCAGCTGGGCACCGCGGCCGACCATTTCGCGTGGATGAAGCGGCCGGCAGCCGTGGCGCAGGCCCTGCTCGGCAGCGCAGACTGA
- the glgX gene encoding glycogen debranching protein GlgX → MRHPASAIYATPSRIRQGRPFPRGAVFDGQGTNFALFSAHATRVELCLFDESGTETRLDLPEYTNEIWHGYLPDAKPGQRYGYRVHGPYAPSEGHRFNPNKLLLDPYAREIEGDLVWADELYGYTVGHPDGDLSFDERDSAPFMPKCVVVEDTYDWGDDARLLTPWSDTLVYETHVRGYTMRHPQVPQELRGTCAGLAQEPVLRYIKELGVSAVELLPVHAYLDDQHLLDKDLRNYWGYNTLGFFAIKSRYLASGHRDEFRDMVKAMHRQGLEVILDVVYNHTAEGSELGPTLSFRGIDNASYYRLAEDKRYYINDTGTGNTLNLSNSRVIQFVNDSLRYWAGEMHVDGFRFDLATILGREPTGFDQRGGFLDACNQDPLLSEVKLIAEPWDCGPGGYQVGHFPPGWSEWNDKFRDNARAFWKGDDGMLAEFATRFTGSADLFDRRGRRPWASVNFITAHDGFTLRDLVSYNEKHNEANGEDNRDGSNNDGSCNYGAEGASDDAEILQLRERQSKNLLATLLLAQGTPMLLAGDERAQTQGGNNNTYCQDNEITWLDWDNDLTEGRLTAFVKALSALRKRYQILTRGRFLNGQYNEEAGLRDLTWLNPGGTQMEDAHWTDPGARSVGLLLEGKAQTSGVKELANDDTLLIVINAYHEGVNFTLPSSEEELHWKLVLSTDDALQIDSMPAGASEFLAPPRSVSVFECQTP, encoded by the coding sequence ATGCGACACCCCGCCAGCGCCATCTACGCCACTCCCTCGCGCATCCGCCAAGGACGCCCCTTTCCCCGCGGCGCCGTGTTCGATGGCCAGGGCACCAACTTCGCCCTGTTCTCGGCGCACGCCACGCGCGTCGAGCTGTGCCTGTTCGACGAATCCGGCACGGAAACGCGGCTGGACCTGCCCGAGTACACCAACGAGATCTGGCACGGCTACCTGCCCGACGCCAAGCCCGGCCAGCGCTACGGCTATCGCGTGCATGGCCCGTACGCGCCCAGCGAAGGCCATCGCTTCAATCCCAACAAGCTGCTGCTCGACCCCTATGCCCGCGAAATCGAGGGCGACCTGGTCTGGGCCGACGAACTCTATGGCTACACCGTCGGCCACCCGGACGGCGACCTCAGCTTCGACGAACGCGACAGCGCGCCGTTCATGCCCAAATGCGTGGTGGTCGAGGACACCTACGACTGGGGCGACGACGCCCGGCTGCTGACCCCGTGGAGCGACACCCTGGTGTACGAGACGCACGTGCGCGGCTACACCATGCGCCACCCGCAGGTGCCGCAGGAACTGCGCGGCACCTGCGCCGGACTGGCGCAGGAACCGGTGCTGCGCTACATCAAGGAGCTGGGCGTCAGCGCGGTGGAACTGCTGCCGGTGCACGCCTATCTCGACGACCAGCACCTGCTCGACAAGGACCTGCGCAACTACTGGGGCTACAACACCCTGGGCTTCTTCGCGATCAAGTCGCGCTACCTGGCCAGCGGCCATCGCGACGAATTCCGCGACATGGTCAAGGCCATGCACCGCCAGGGCCTGGAGGTCATCCTCGACGTGGTCTACAACCACACCGCCGAAGGCAGCGAACTCGGCCCGACCCTGTCGTTCCGCGGCATCGACAACGCCAGCTACTACCGCCTGGCCGAGGACAAGCGCTACTACATCAACGATACCGGCACCGGCAACACCTTGAACCTGAGCAACTCGCGGGTGATCCAGTTCGTCAACGACTCGCTGCGCTACTGGGCCGGCGAGATGCACGTGGACGGCTTCCGCTTCGACCTGGCCACCATCCTCGGCCGCGAACCCACCGGCTTCGACCAGCGCGGCGGCTTCCTGGATGCGTGCAACCAGGATCCGTTGCTGTCGGAAGTGAAACTGATCGCCGAGCCCTGGGACTGCGGCCCGGGCGGCTACCAGGTCGGGCATTTCCCGCCGGGCTGGTCGGAGTGGAACGACAAGTTCCGCGACAACGCCCGCGCCTTCTGGAAGGGCGACGACGGCATGCTGGCCGAATTCGCGACCCGCTTCACCGGCTCGGCCGACCTGTTCGATCGCCGCGGCCGCCGTCCGTGGGCCTCGGTCAACTTCATCACCGCGCACGACGGCTTCACCCTGCGCGACCTGGTCAGCTACAACGAAAAACACAATGAGGCCAACGGCGAAGACAACCGCGACGGCTCCAACAACGACGGCTCCTGCAACTACGGCGCGGAAGGCGCCAGCGACGACGCCGAGATCCTGCAGCTGCGCGAGCGGCAGAGCAAGAACCTGCTGGCCACGCTGCTGCTGGCGCAAGGCACACCGATGCTGCTGGCAGGCGACGAGCGCGCGCAGACCCAGGGCGGCAACAACAACACCTATTGCCAGGACAACGAGATCACCTGGCTCGACTGGGACAACGACCTTACCGAGGGCCGGCTGACCGCCTTCGTGAAGGCGCTGAGCGCATTGCGCAAGCGCTACCAGATCCTGACCCGCGGGCGATTCCTCAACGGCCAGTACAACGAAGAGGCCGGCCTACGCGATCTCACCTGGCTCAATCCCGGCGGCACGCAGATGGAAGACGCGCATTGGACCGATCCCGGCGCGCGCTCGGTCGGATTGTTGCTGGAAGGCAAGGCGCAGACCTCCGGGGTCAAGGAACTGGCCAACGACGACACCTTGCTGATCGTCATCAACGCCTACCACGAAGGAGTGAACTTCACCCTGCCCTCGTCGGAGGAGGAACTGCACTGGAAGCTGGTGCTTTCCACCGACGACGCCTTACAGATCGACAGCATGCCCGCAGGCGCCAGCGAATTCCTGGCACCGCCGCGCAGCGTCAGCGTGTTCGAGTGCCAGACACCGTAG
- a CDS encoding MobA/MobL family protein, with amino-acid sequence MAIYHANVKTFSRAKGHSSIAAAAYRAGLLLEDEKTGQRHDYRRRDGVVETRCIAPEDAPDWAVVPAQLWPAAEAAERRKDATIAREFEFALPHELDEAQRSALAMEVTRALVARYGFAAQASIHSPGSKDGLNWHVHVLTTTRRIGPDGFVDKTRELDGGPSGRTEVQWVRELIATTINAYLEAAGLGIQVDHRSLEAQAGEALARGDLVAAAVLAREPTKHLGKNATAIARRGQASDRAEANRRIEEGNEETFQKLIAVFENDGCAAEVPDGHSHEQAQREFRRPPAVLSLPLGRGAGRIEMSRSMGAIAQRLGLLEEGAPGAPRPEPLSIPALVAELSQEWGALRHESVARALHATRQLLAWVTERAAAFAEHTRFRTDVLELARRLRRFKASLTRFGRRLQAEQRASKLRHLAERSWEEFTVNHPQPGTSWTEQSWKQRRAWRLSTLEKRTAELAEARARVTPEQKAFCEQEAEECCRHLETWSQGMLGRYPLEFDRPLVFGTQDAQSDALYDPPALDRAPSGPRPPRPRLH; translated from the coding sequence ATGGCCATCTACCACGCCAACGTAAAAACCTTCAGCCGCGCCAAAGGACATTCGTCCATTGCTGCGGCTGCCTACCGCGCTGGCCTGCTTCTCGAGGACGAGAAGACAGGGCAGCGCCACGACTACCGCCGTCGGGACGGCGTGGTCGAAACGCGCTGCATCGCCCCCGAGGACGCCCCGGACTGGGCCGTCGTCCCCGCTCAGCTCTGGCCGGCGGCCGAGGCGGCCGAGCGCCGAAAAGACGCCACCATCGCGCGTGAGTTCGAGTTTGCGTTGCCCCACGAACTCGACGAGGCGCAGCGATCGGCGCTGGCCATGGAGGTCACCCGCGCCCTCGTCGCCCGCTATGGCTTCGCGGCCCAGGCCAGCATCCACAGCCCGGGTTCAAAGGACGGGCTGAACTGGCACGTCCACGTCCTGACCACGACGCGGCGCATCGGGCCGGACGGTTTTGTAGACAAAACGCGTGAGCTCGACGGCGGACCCTCAGGCAGGACCGAGGTGCAATGGGTGCGCGAACTGATCGCCACGACCATCAATGCCTACCTCGAGGCGGCTGGCTTAGGAATCCAGGTGGACCACCGCAGCCTTGAGGCCCAGGCCGGCGAGGCCCTGGCGCGCGGCGACCTAGTCGCCGCTGCCGTGCTCGCGCGCGAGCCGACCAAGCATCTGGGCAAGAACGCGACGGCCATCGCTCGCCGGGGCCAGGCCTCTGATCGCGCGGAGGCAAACCGCCGGATCGAGGAGGGCAACGAGGAGACCTTTCAAAAACTCATCGCCGTGTTCGAAAACGATGGGTGCGCGGCAGAAGTGCCCGATGGCCACAGCCACGAACAGGCCCAACGGGAGTTCCGCCGGCCTCCGGCCGTGCTGTCCCTGCCGCTGGGTCGCGGGGCAGGGCGCATTGAGATGTCTCGCAGCATGGGAGCCATCGCCCAACGGCTGGGGCTGCTGGAGGAGGGCGCTCCTGGGGCGCCACGCCCGGAGCCGCTGTCCATCCCGGCGCTCGTCGCGGAGCTGAGCCAGGAGTGGGGAGCATTGCGCCACGAGAGCGTGGCGCGGGCACTCCATGCCACCCGCCAGCTCTTGGCTTGGGTGACTGAGCGTGCTGCGGCGTTCGCCGAGCACACCCGGTTCCGCACGGACGTGTTGGAGCTGGCCCGGCGGTTGCGCCGCTTCAAGGCCAGCCTGACGAGGTTCGGAAGGCGCCTGCAGGCCGAGCAACGCGCCTCCAAGCTCCGCCATCTCGCGGAGCGGTCTTGGGAGGAGTTCACCGTCAACCATCCCCAGCCCGGCACATCTTGGACAGAGCAGAGCTGGAAGCAACGGCGGGCATGGCGCTTGAGCACCTTGGAGAAGCGGACGGCCGAGCTGGCGGAGGCTCGGGCTCGGGTCACCCCCGAGCAAAAAGCGTTTTGCGAGCAGGAGGCCGAAGAGTGTTGCCGCCATCTGGAGACCTGGAGCCAGGGGATGCTGGGGCGCTATCCCCTCGAGTTCGACCGACCGCTGGTCTTCGGCACCCAGGACGCTCAATCCGATGCGCTCTACGACCCGCCAGCCTTGGACCGTGCACCGAGCGGCCCCCGTCCACCGCGCCCACGCCTCCACTGA
- a CDS encoding HNH endonuclease: MSNRRLKTLRVYAFHAQAGRCFYCGLPMWLSSPDELGLRPRSSRAYQCTAEHLQARQDGGKDVADNVVAAHTRCNQGRHKRSGPPLTPDAFRALVQRRLAAGRWWSTLPPRIAHAPV, encoded by the coding sequence ATGAGCAACAGACGCCTCAAAACCCTTCGTGTCTACGCCTTCCACGCCCAAGCCGGCCGCTGTTTCTATTGCGGCCTCCCCATGTGGCTCTCCTCGCCTGACGAACTAGGCTTGCGCCCCCGCTCGTCCCGCGCCTACCAATGCACGGCCGAGCATCTCCAGGCTCGCCAAGACGGTGGCAAGGACGTGGCCGACAACGTGGTGGCCGCGCATACCCGCTGTAACCAAGGACGCCACAAAAGGTCTGGGCCGCCCCTCACTCCCGACGCATTCCGGGCACTGGTTCAGAGGCGGCTAGCAGCGGGAAGATGGTGGTCCACACTGCCGCCAAGGATTGCGCATGCTCCTGTATGA
- the thiD gene encoding bifunctional hydroxymethylpyrimidine kinase/phosphomethylpyrimidine kinase: MSEPTVVSALSIAGTDSGGGAGIQADLKTFAAHRVHGLSAIAALTAQHTRGVSAVHVPPLAFLRAQIDACFADFDIGAVKLGMLANAAVIHLVADALEEYRPPFVVLDPVMVATSGAKLLEDDALDALRRRLLPLATLVTPNTPEAQLLLGRAIENADDAEHATAALLEAGAQAVLLKGGHLDEGHRVIDRYDDGVSRSEFSHARLPLQAHGTGCTLASAIAAQLCQGLALPVACEAAIDYVARALQGGYRPGRSEVMVLDHFGAARHA; encoded by the coding sequence ATGAGCGAACCCACCGTCGTATCCGCACTGAGCATCGCCGGCACCGACTCGGGCGGCGGCGCCGGCATCCAGGCCGACCTGAAGACCTTCGCCGCGCATCGCGTGCACGGGCTGTCGGCGATCGCCGCGCTGACCGCACAGCACACCCGCGGGGTCAGCGCCGTGCACGTGCCGCCGCTGGCGTTCCTGCGCGCGCAGATCGACGCCTGCTTCGCCGATTTCGACATCGGCGCGGTCAAGCTCGGCATGCTCGCCAACGCCGCGGTGATCCACCTGGTGGCCGATGCATTGGAGGAATACCGCCCGCCGTTCGTGGTGCTGGACCCGGTGATGGTCGCAACCAGCGGCGCCAAGCTGCTCGAAGACGACGCGCTGGATGCGCTGCGCCGTCGCCTGCTGCCGCTGGCGACACTGGTCACCCCGAACACCCCGGAAGCGCAACTGCTGCTGGGCCGTGCGATCGAGAACGCCGACGATGCCGAGCACGCCACCGCCGCGCTGCTCGAGGCCGGTGCGCAGGCGGTGCTGCTCAAGGGCGGCCACCTGGACGAAGGCCATCGGGTCATCGACCGCTACGACGACGGGGTCAGCCGCAGCGAATTCAGCCATGCGCGGCTGCCGCTGCAGGCGCACGGCACCGGCTGCACGCTCGCCTCGGCGATCGCCGCGCAGCTGTGCCAGGGACTGGCGCTGCCGGTGGCCTGCGAGGCGGCGATCGACTACGTCGCCCGTGCGCTGCAGGGCGGCTACCGTCCCGGCCGCAGCGAAGTGATGGTGCTGGACCACTTCGGCGCCGCGCGCCACGCATGA
- a CDS encoding CsbD family protein, protein MDKNRTEGAKNQVKGSVKEVVGKVTGNKLKEVEGKLQKGAGKVQSAVGKARDNARS, encoded by the coding sequence ATGGACAAGAATCGCACCGAAGGCGCAAAGAATCAGGTCAAGGGCAGCGTCAAGGAAGTCGTCGGCAAGGTCACCGGCAACAAGCTGAAGGAAGTCGAAGGCAAACTGCAGAAGGGTGCCGGCAAGGTCCAGAGCGCAGTCGGCAAGGCGCGCGACAACGCCCGCAGCTGA